One stretch of Arachis hypogaea cultivar Tifrunner chromosome 20, arahy.Tifrunner.gnm2.J5K5, whole genome shotgun sequence DNA includes these proteins:
- the LOC112782805 gene encoding phospholipase D alpha 1, with protein MALKLLHGTLTANISQFRNITPLVRRIVSQEREAARFGNSEPRKLYASIYLDEVKMKSRHIPIEDFKNIDKWNMKFSFPCAHNASNVIFSIHCGKAPNGRRNSMLEAKVPCGEIINNNGQYQSEVPLIDPNSDTNDAEMHESLHMKLNFDEAFNNSKIGIERAFFQEVSDSYYPLRNGCKVTLYQDAHVPDDYVKKMVNAGLVNYEPQRCWEDIFDAINKAEHFIYIAGWSFYTDITLRRDPKRPKDGGEPKLGELLKRKANAGVKVVLLLWENKARSRWRILSPILDFFGAVNTHDKETQDYFKNTGVHCILSTRSFTYTHHQKMVVLDKELPSGESKKRGITSFLGGIDLCDGRYDTPSHPLFSTLNEHKEHGIDFYQPSIKGSRIQNGGPRQPWHDVHCQLEGPVALDVYKTFVQRCEKEGKQDILVPESAIKSLIDQTSSITNHSDDRETWNVQLLRSVDSRAISGLSETAYGNGDIIIDRSIQHAYIEAIRRSKNFIYIEHQYFIGSCFDWRAGKFNPKQLGCLHLIPKELSLKIVSKIEAGERFTVYVVLPMWPEGNPRSRVVQLMLDCQKRTIEMMYNDIIGALKKKNPAERFEEIRKHAQSYLAFFWLGNREAKTDAELQPISSPYRNFHYMNAQTSRRFMIYVHSKMMIVDDEYIINGSANINQRSMDGARDTEIAIGAYQPLYLAANQDGARGQIHHFRLSLWFEHLGRYEATFLNPESEDCISRVNQLAQDNWNEYKGETLGADLSGHLLRYPIDISPDGSITHDTDETSTFPDTDASILGNQALDDLPDNDTLLKLVERV; from the exons ATGGCATTGAAGCTGCTACACGGGACTTTGACGGCAAACATTTCTCAGTTCCGAAATATCACGCCGCTTGTTCGCCGTATCGTG TCTCAGGAACGGGAGGCTGCCAGATTTGGTAACAGTGAACCTCGTAAACTCTATGCATCCATTTATCTGGATGAAGTAAAAATGAAAAGCAGGCATATACCAATAGAAGACTTCAAGAACATTGATAAATGGAATATGAAATTTAGCTTTCCTTGTGCGCATAATGCATCAAATGTCATTTTCAGCATTCATTGTGGCAAGGCCCCCAATGGTCGGCGAAATTCAATGTTAGAAGCAAAAGTGCCATGTGGGGAAATCATCAACAATAATGGTCAATATCAATCAGAAGTCCCTTTGATTGATCCTAATTCAGACACGAATGATGCAGAAATGCATGAGTCACTTCACATGAAGCTGAATTTTGATGAAGCTTTTAATAATTCGAAAATAGGCATCGAAAGGGCTTTCTTTCAAGAAGTTTCTGACAGTTACTATCCACTGAGAAATGGATGCAAAGTTACTCTTTATCAGGATGCTCATGTCCCAGATGATTATGTCAAGAAAATGGTCAATGCCGGACTGGTGAATTATGAGCCTCAGAGATGTTGggaggatatatttgatgcaatcaATAAAGCAGAGCACTTCATATACATTGCTGGCTGGTCTTTTTACACTGACATAACATTGAGAAGGGATCCAAAGAGGCCAAAGGATGGGGGAGAACCAAAACTTGGAGAGCTGCTCAAGAGAAAGGCAAACGCTGGTGTCAAGGTCGTATTGCTTCTTTGGGAAAATAAAGCAAGAAGCCGGTGGAGGATTCTGTCACCAATACTTGACTTCTTTGGAGCCGTCAATACTCACGACAAAGAAACAcaagattattttaaaaatactggTGTGCATTGTATTTTAAGTACTAGGAGCTTTACCTACACTCATCACCAGAAAATGGTGGTGTTGGACAAGGAGTTACCTAGTGGTGAGTCAAAGAAGAGGGGAATAACGAGTTTTCTTGGGGGTATTGATCTCTGTGATGGTAGATATGATACTCCATCTCATCCACTTTTTAGCACCTTGAATGAGCATAAAGAACATGGTATAGACTTTTATCAACCCAGCATTAAAGGCTCCAGAATTCAAAATGGTGGTCCAAGGCAACCCTGGCATGATGTGCACTGTCAGCTTGAAGGACCTGTTGCATTGGATGTTTACAAGACTTTTGTGCAAAGATGCGAGAAGGAAGGTAAACAGGATATACTTGTTCCAGAGTCTGCTATTAAAAGCCTCATCGATCAGACATCTTCAATAACAAACCATAGTGATGATCGTGAGACTTGGAATGTTCAGTTACTTCGATCTGTTGACAGCAGAGCTATTTCTGGGTTGTCAGAAACTGCTTACGGAAATGGGGATATCATAATAGACCGTAGCATTCAACATGCTTACATTGAAGCTATTCGGCGCTCAAAGAATTTCATCTACATTGAACATCAATATTTCATAGGAAGCTGTTTTGACTGGCGTGCAGGTAAGTTCAACCCTAAGCAACTTGGTTGTTTGCATCTAATTCCAAAGGAGCTATCACTTAAAATTGTTAGCAAGATTGAAGCTGGAGAAAGGTTCACTGTTTATGTTGTGCTTCCTATGTGGCCGGAGGGAAATCCACGTAGTCGTGTAGTTCAGCTGATGTTGGATTGCCAAAAGAGGACCATAGAAATGATGTACAATGATATTATTGGTGCACTCAAGAAAAAGAATCCTGCAGAAAGATTTGAAGAAATTAGAAAACATGCTCAGAGTTATTTGGCATTCTTCTGGCTTGGCAACCGGGAGGCAAAAACAGATGCTGAGCTTCAACCAATATCAAGTCCATACAGAAATTTTCATTACATGAATGCTCAAACTTCCAGGCGATTTATGATTTACGTGCACTCCAAGATGATGATAG TGGATGATGAATACATTATCAATGGATCTGCAAACATTAACCAGAGGTCAATGGACGGTGCTAGAGATACCGAGATCGCCATCGGAGCTTATCAACCCTTATATTTGGCTGCCAATCAAGATGGTGCACGGGGCCAGATTCATCATTTTCGCTTGTCATTGTGGTTCGAACATCTTGGCAGATATGAAGCCACTTTCCTCAACCCTGAAAGTGAAGATTGTATTAGCAGGGTGAATCAGCTTGCTCAAGACAATTGGAACGAGTATAAAGGAGAAACATTAGGCGCTGACCTTTCTGGCCACCTTCTGCGCTATCCCATTGATATTTCTCCTGATGGAAGTATCACACATGACACTGATGAAACATCTACATTCCCGGACACCGATGCCAGTATTCTAGGTAACCAAGCCTTAGATGATTTGCCTGACAACGATACGCTCCTAAAATTAGTGGAGAGGGTCTAG
- the LOC112783399 gene encoding protein S-acyltransferase 11 isoform X1: protein MASLVSPQEQYVTEFNENYETTCWGCGLHVMIPSSATVFKCGWCGAITDESKKKSDHKSFRWRQLRDQCFISVVIIFMLFVLCGGVWAVYPVVFSISFLWGTLHLIITAILAIVTFSSFSLAAFRCAGTPPNVLWGSYPTVGKGGLENYSFCHYCSKPKSPRAHHCRSCRKCILDMDHHCPFIGNCVGAANHRSFVAFLMSAVLSTTYVAVMSIHAGLHVWPPLSFSLESSKGISGTYLGLRILSKISAAFLRSALLLSPRGLVLVYLFISSVSLLIGLSVLLWQQLSYIYQGKTYLSHLSSEGDNEEKKDCQNLVRFFGFQYSLTRFLPIFGVTRKKHVKLNNHVL from the exons ATGGCTTCTTTGGTTTCTCCTCAG GAGCAATATGTAACTGAGTTTAACGAGAACTATGAGACAACATGTTGGGGCTGTGGACTGCATGTTATGATTCCATCTAGTGCAACTGTTTTCAAATGTGGCTGGTGTGGGGCCATTACAGATGAATCCAAGAAGAAAAGTGATCACAAGTCCTTTAGGTGGAGACAACTGCGAGATCAGTGCTTCATATCTGTTGTCATCATATTTATGCTCTTTGTATTAT gTGGCGGAGTGTGGGCAGTCTATCCTGTTGTCTTTTCTATCAGTTTTCTATGGGGAACTTTACACCTAATCATCACAGCAATTTTGGCCATTGTAACCTTTTCCTCTTTCAGCCTTGCAGCTTTTAGGTGTGCTGGAACACCACCAAATGTATTGTGGGGAAGCTACCCAACTGTAGGGAAAGGCGGCCTTGAAAATTATAGTTTTTGTCACTACTGCTCAAAACCAAAGTCACCTAGAGCTCATCACTGTCGATCATGCAGAAAATGTATACTGGACATGGATCATCACTGCCCATTC ATTGGAAACTGTGTTGGTGCAGCTAATCACCGCAGCTTTGTCGCCTTCCTCATGTCGGCTGTGTTAAGCACAACCTATGTGGCAGTCATGTCCATTCATGCAGGCTTGCATGTATGGCCACCATTGAGTTTCTCCCTTGAAAGTTCAAAGGGGATTTCCGGCACATATCTTGGATTGCGAATTTTGAGTAAAATCAGTGCTGCCTTTCTGAGATCTGCCCTTCTTCTATCCCCAAGAGGACTAGTTCTTGTTTATCTGTTTATTTCAAGTGTTTCATTGCTGATAGGATTGAGTGTTCTTCTATGGCAGCAGCTTTCTTATATATACCAGGGAAAAACTTATTTGAGTCATTTGAGTTCTGAAGGAGataatgaagaaaagaaagattgTCAAAACCTTGTTAGATTTTTTGGTTTCCAATATTCTTTAACTAGATTTTTGCCAATCTTTGGTGTTACTAGGAAGAAACATGTAAAGCTAAACAATCATGTTCTGTAA
- the LOC112783399 gene encoding protein S-acyltransferase 11 isoform X2 produces the protein MIPSSATVFKCGWCGAITDESKKKSDHKSFRWRQLRDQCFISVVIIFMLFVLCGGVWAVYPVVFSISFLWGTLHLIITAILAIVTFSSFSLAAFRCAGTPPNVLWGSYPTVGKGGLENYSFCHYCSKPKSPRAHHCRSCRKCILDMDHHCPFIGNCVGAANHRSFVAFLMSAVLSTTYVAVMSIHAGLHVWPPLSFSLESSKGISGTYLGLRILSKISAAFLRSALLLSPRGLVLVYLFISSVSLLIGLSVLLWQQLSYIYQGKTYLSHLSSEGDNEEKKDCQNLVRFFGFQYSLTRFLPIFGVTRKKHVKLNNHVL, from the exons ATGATTCCATCTAGTGCAACTGTTTTCAAATGTGGCTGGTGTGGGGCCATTACAGATGAATCCAAGAAGAAAAGTGATCACAAGTCCTTTAGGTGGAGACAACTGCGAGATCAGTGCTTCATATCTGTTGTCATCATATTTATGCTCTTTGTATTAT gTGGCGGAGTGTGGGCAGTCTATCCTGTTGTCTTTTCTATCAGTTTTCTATGGGGAACTTTACACCTAATCATCACAGCAATTTTGGCCATTGTAACCTTTTCCTCTTTCAGCCTTGCAGCTTTTAGGTGTGCTGGAACACCACCAAATGTATTGTGGGGAAGCTACCCAACTGTAGGGAAAGGCGGCCTTGAAAATTATAGTTTTTGTCACTACTGCTCAAAACCAAAGTCACCTAGAGCTCATCACTGTCGATCATGCAGAAAATGTATACTGGACATGGATCATCACTGCCCATTC ATTGGAAACTGTGTTGGTGCAGCTAATCACCGCAGCTTTGTCGCCTTCCTCATGTCGGCTGTGTTAAGCACAACCTATGTGGCAGTCATGTCCATTCATGCAGGCTTGCATGTATGGCCACCATTGAGTTTCTCCCTTGAAAGTTCAAAGGGGATTTCCGGCACATATCTTGGATTGCGAATTTTGAGTAAAATCAGTGCTGCCTTTCTGAGATCTGCCCTTCTTCTATCCCCAAGAGGACTAGTTCTTGTTTATCTGTTTATTTCAAGTGTTTCATTGCTGATAGGATTGAGTGTTCTTCTATGGCAGCAGCTTTCTTATATATACCAGGGAAAAACTTATTTGAGTCATTTGAGTTCTGAAGGAGataatgaagaaaagaaagattgTCAAAACCTTGTTAGATTTTTTGGTTTCCAATATTCTTTAACTAGATTTTTGCCAATCTTTGGTGTTACTAGGAAGAAACATGTAAAGCTAAACAATCATGTTCTGTAA
- the LOC112783316 gene encoding probable transmembrane ascorbate ferrireductase 3, whose amino-acid sequence MSSYGTQALAHLFGILAIILLLVWLLHFREGIDYDSDNGFRVFNVHPLMMFMGFIFLGGEAILSFQTIPSQRQTKKFFHMMLHLISIILGIVGLCAAFKFHNMMGFPNVYSLHSWIGIGTFCLSGLQWLVGFVTFMFPRAADRTRTRVVPWHVAGGRALLFMAVCAAETGLMEKYGFLRAKSNLQPHQRESYLINFTGLAILLFGVFVDLSVSLRRNSV is encoded by the exons ATGAGTTCCTATGGTACTCAAGCTTTGGCACACTTGTTTGGCATCTTGGCCATCATACTCTTGCTTGTTTGGTTGTTGCATTTTCGCGAGGGAATCGACTATGATTCGGACAACGGGTTTCGAGTCTTCAAC GTTCACCCTTTAATGATGTTCATGGGGTTTATTTTCCTGGGTGGTGAAG CTATATTATCATTCCAAACAATACCAAGCCAAAGGCAAACCAAGAAGTTTTTCCACATGATGCTTCATTTAATCTCTATAATTCTTGGGATTGTTGGTTTATGTGCCGCTTTCAAGTTCCATAATATGATGGGATTTCCCAATGTCTATAGCCTCCATTCATGGATTGGCATTGGCACCTTTTGCTTGTCTGGATTACAG TGGCTTGTTGGATTTGTTACATTCATGTTTCCGAGAGCTGCGGATCGAACAAGAACAAGAGTGGTTCCATGGCACGTAGCTGGTGGGAGGGCGCTGTTGTTCATGGCCGTGTGTGCCGCGGAAACAGGCTTAATGGAAAAGTATGGTTTCTTGCGCGCGAAGTCAAATCTGCAGCCACACCAAAGAGAATCATATTTGATAAACTTCACTGGTCTTGCAATTCTCTTATTTGGAGTTTTTGTGGACCTTTCTGTTTCTCTTCGTCGTAATTCTGTATAA
- the LOC112783315 gene encoding uncharacterized protein isoform X1 has product MVGLSLGEQHFIQGGIAQDLRCDGRKRLTYRPIFVETGVIPQVMLHRLALVSFFTMIYWQVQAELGKPSSLQPNKGKVSIHIDCSSTAEPAFEGRGGDELSAELSNALQSCLLGGKSGEGAGIDLSSLIVIEGKICWDLYIDGLVVSSDGNLLDTLGAAIKAALSNTGIPRVQVAAGESSDDQPEVDISDEEFLQFDTSGVPVIVTLTKVGRHYIVDATSEEESQMSSAISISVNRQGHICGITKRGGAGMDPSVILDMVSVAKHVSEQLINKLDSEIASAEAEDQE; this is encoded by the exons ATGGTGGGCTTATCTCTTGGAGAACAGCATTTCATCCAAGGTGGAATTGCTCAAGATCTTCGATGTGATGGTAGGAAGAGGTTGACCTATCGACCAATTTTTGTTGAAACTGGAGTCATCCCTCAGGTAATGCTTCACAGGCTGGCACTTGTTAGT TTCTTTACCATGATATATTGGCAAGTGCAGGCCGAACTTGGAAAGCCTAGCTCACTGCAACCTAACAAAGGGAAAGTCTCTATACATATTGATTGCAGTTCAACTGCAGAGCCAGCCTTTGAG GGTAGAGGTGGTGATGAGTTATCAGCAGAACTGTCCAATGCTCTTCAAAGCTGTCTGTTGGGTGGTAAAAGTGGAGAAG GTGCTGGAATTGATCTCTCCTCACTCATTGTTATTGAAGGGAAAATTTGTTGGGATCTTTACATTGATGGGCTTGTTGTAAGTTCAGATGGAAATTTATTGGATACTCTAGGGGCTGCCATTAAG GCTGCTTTGAGCAACACCGGCATTCCGAGAGTACAAGTTGCTGCCGGTGAATCAAGTGATGATCAACCGGAAGTTGACATAAGTGATGAGGAGTTTCTGCAGTTTGACACATCTGGAGTCCCTGTCATAGTTACACTAACCAAG GTTGGGAGGCACTATATTGTGGATGCTACTTCAGAAGAGGAGTCACAAATGAGCTCTGCtatttccatttctgttaataGGCAAGGGCACATCTGTGGTATAACCAAACGTGGAGGCGCAGGCATGGACCCAAGCGTCATTCTTGATATGGTTTCTGTTGCTAAGCATGTAAGCGAGCAGTTAATAAACAAACTGGATTCTGAAATAGCTTCTGCTGAAGCCGAAGACCAGGAATGA
- the LOC112783315 gene encoding uncharacterized protein isoform X2: MVGLSLGEQHFIQGGIAQDLRCDGRKRLTYRPIFVETGVIPQANGSARVRMGATDVIASVKAELGKPSSLQPNKGKVSIHIDCSSTAEPAFEGRGGDELSAELSNALQSCLLGGKSGEGAGIDLSSLIVIEGKICWDLYIDGLVVSSDGNLLDTLGAAIKAALSNTGIPRVQVAAGESSDDQPEVDISDEEFLQFDTSGVPVIVTLTKVGRHYIVDATSEEESQMSSAISISVNRQGHICGITKRGGAGMDPSVILDMVSVAKHVSEQLINKLDSEIASAEAEDQE; the protein is encoded by the exons ATGGTGGGCTTATCTCTTGGAGAACAGCATTTCATCCAAGGTGGAATTGCTCAAGATCTTCGATGTGATGGTAGGAAGAGGTTGACCTATCGACCAATTTTTGTTGAAACTGGAGTCATCCCTCAG GCAAATGGTTCAGCAAGGGTTAGAATGGGTGCTACTGATGTCATTGCCAGTGTGAAG GCCGAACTTGGAAAGCCTAGCTCACTGCAACCTAACAAAGGGAAAGTCTCTATACATATTGATTGCAGTTCAACTGCAGAGCCAGCCTTTGAG GGTAGAGGTGGTGATGAGTTATCAGCAGAACTGTCCAATGCTCTTCAAAGCTGTCTGTTGGGTGGTAAAAGTGGAGAAG GTGCTGGAATTGATCTCTCCTCACTCATTGTTATTGAAGGGAAAATTTGTTGGGATCTTTACATTGATGGGCTTGTTGTAAGTTCAGATGGAAATTTATTGGATACTCTAGGGGCTGCCATTAAG GCTGCTTTGAGCAACACCGGCATTCCGAGAGTACAAGTTGCTGCCGGTGAATCAAGTGATGATCAACCGGAAGTTGACATAAGTGATGAGGAGTTTCTGCAGTTTGACACATCTGGAGTCCCTGTCATAGTTACACTAACCAAG GTTGGGAGGCACTATATTGTGGATGCTACTTCAGAAGAGGAGTCACAAATGAGCTCTGCtatttccatttctgttaataGGCAAGGGCACATCTGTGGTATAACCAAACGTGGAGGCGCAGGCATGGACCCAAGCGTCATTCTTGATATGGTTTCTGTTGCTAAGCATGTAAGCGAGCAGTTAATAAACAAACTGGATTCTGAAATAGCTTCTGCTGAAGCCGAAGACCAGGAATGA
- the LOC112786858 gene encoding F-box protein At4g22280, with amino-acid sequence MNPSFCRMKKSQKIAIDSSPNNDKEEDRLSNLPEDILCQILSHVDTSIACRTSALSKDWNRRSVWTMLPDLSFHYWSPLYSLDYYTGFNKFVNKALDSRKGKHIRRFHLHFSSDRSFWPSDFQKWISGAIECAAEEINIELNKDSCFRHIELPLTVFSSATLTTLKLHGHISIFVTNSPVWLPKLKILDLSTHPCQGCGTEAERLVNSFLSNCPVLQEFYLNGEWNMMSIVRAPHTLKKLSVHVDSFVNDSFEIDAPSLEFFCLQQSSPVRYVIMNLNNVVAARLSILFEFISDRSCLFDLFQGLSNVKYLYLNIQYRELHRLPVINKNFPADDRDDRLPQFPNLLRLYFDGSSNMDLLPSFLQKSPNLETFIIQVKGPQNKWQLNSFCVKSPQDKQEYAEAYKHAWGR; translated from the exons ATGAACCCTAGCTTTTGCAGAATGAAGAAATCACAGAAAATTGCAATAGATTCTTCTCCTAACAACGATAAAGAAGAAGATCGGTTAAGCAATCTTCCAGAGGATATATTGTGCCAGATTTTGTCACATGTTGATACATCAATTGCATGCAGAACAAGCGCCCTGTCAAAAGATTGGAATCGCAGATCAGTTTGGACCATGCTTCCAGATCTTTCCTTCCATTACTGGTCCCCATTATATTCACTGGATTACTATACAGGATTTAACAAATTCGTGAACAAAGCTTTAGATTCACGCAAAGGAAAACATATCAGAAGATTCCACTTACATTTTTCTAGCGACAGGAGTTTCTGGCCATCCGACTTCCAGAAGTGGATCTCCGGCGCCATTGAATGCGCCGCCGAAGAGATCAATATTGAGTTGAATAAAGATTCATGTTTCCGCCACATCGAGTTACCTTTGACGGTTTTCAGTTCGGCCACTCTCACGACCTTGAAATTACATGGTCATATTAGTATCTTCGTTACGAATTCCCCTGTGTGGTTACCGAAGCTCAAGATTTTAGATCTGTCAACGCATCCATGCCAAGGGTGCGGTACGGAAGCCGAAAGACTTGTGAACAGTTTCTTGTCTAATTGTCCTGTTCTTCAAGAATTTTATCTCAATGGAGAGTGGAATATGATGAGCATTGTTCGAGCGCCTCATACATTGAAGAAGCTTAGTGTACATGTTGATAGTTTTGTGAATGATTCGTTTGAGATAGATGCTCCATCTCTTGAATTTTTTTGCCTTCAACAATCTTCTCCTGTTCGGTATGTGATTATGAACTTGAACAATGTGGTTGCAGCACGCCTCTCAATTCTCTTTGAATTCATCAGTGATAGAAGCTGCTTATTTGATCTTTTTCAAGGACTCTCTAATGTCAAATACTTGTACTTGAATATTCAGTATCGTGAACTCCATAGACTTCCTGTCATTAATAAAAAT TTTCCTGCTGATGATCGTGATGATCGTCTTCCTCAATTTCCCAATTTGCTTCGCTTATATTTTGATGGTTCTTCTAACATGGATTTGCTGCCAAGCTTTCTTCAGAAGTCACCCAATCTTGAAACTTTCATAATTCAG GTTAAGGGGCCTCAAAATAAATGGCAATTAAATTCCTTCTGTGTGAAgag CCCACAAGATAAACAAGAATATGCAGAAGCTTACAAGCATGCATGGGGTCGCTGA